A genomic window from Quercus lobata isolate SW786 chromosome 10, ValleyOak3.0 Primary Assembly, whole genome shotgun sequence includes:
- the LOC115964965 gene encoding uncharacterized protein LOC115964965, translating to MDKSWMKKKRGYREYVEGVLSFVKFASLHARGGKILCPCTKCMNLNLVSPRVAQAHLWTNGMLGSYTHWKFHGESAAAPTAPECGSSHVQDSHEQYGDFCGMLYDLCPTHEMATEPMGQGETAQQPAEAIVVLFQLKTLCGWMNKSFTMLLQVLMDMLPSDAKLPKDHYEAKKIVRDLGLGYEKIHACSDDCMLFWKENVKLEACPCCKKSRWKTNEASVTGNNASSSKGKKKAAKILRWFPLKPRLQRLFLSPDLASSMKWHVNGRTDNRAMRHPIDLDARKMFDTTHLQFSYEPRNVRLGLAADWFNPFGIMSSTHSTWPVMLVPYNLPPWLCMKRSSLIVALLIPGPTSPGIAIDVYLQPFVEELRELWDVGVEAFDASSKKCTPIVCGIDVDHT from the exons ATGGATAAAAgttggatgaagaagaagaggggtTATAGGGAATACGTTGAAGGTGTACTTAGCTTCGTGAAatttgcatctttacatgcACGTGGTGGGAAGATCTTATGTCCTTGTACCAAATGTATGAACTTGAATTTAGTATCGCCTAGGGTGGCACAGGCTCATCTGTGGACTAACGGGATGCTTGGAAGTTACACACATTGGAAATTTCATGGGGAATCGGCAGCTGCGCCAACGGCCCCCGAATGTGGGAGTAGTCATGTGCAAGACTCCCATGAACAATACGGTGACTTTTGTGGGATGTTGTATGATTTGTGCCCCACGCATGAAATGGCAACTGAACCAATGGGACAAGGTGAAACTGCGCAACAACCGGCTGAAG CCATCGTTGTGTTGTTCCAATTGAAGACTCTTTGTGGTTGGATGAACAAGTCATTTACTATGTTGCTTCAAGTCCTGATGGATATGCTTCCTTCAGATGCTAAGTTGCCAAAGGACCATTATGAGGCTAAGAAGATAGTCcgagatttgggtttgggttatgagAAGATCCATGCTTGTTCGGATGATTGTATGCTATTTTGGAAGGAGAATGTTAAGCTCGAGGCGTGTCCTTGTTGTAAAAAAAGTAGGTGGAAAACAAATGAGGCATCCGTTACAGGTAATAATGCCTCATCCAgtaaaggaaagaagaaagctGCAAAGATCCTAAGATGGTTCCCCTTAAAGCCAAGATTGCAGCGACTGTTTTTGTCACCCGACCTGGCTAGTTCTATGAAATGGCATGTTAATGGTCGTACAGATAACAGGGCCATGCGGCATCCTATTGACTTGGATGCACGGAAAATGTTTGACACCACGCATTTACAGTTCTCGTATGAGCCTCGTAATGTCAGGCTTGGATTAGCTGCAGATTGGTTCAACCCCTTTGGAATTATGAGTTCTACTCACAGCACTTGGCCTGTCATGCTAGTCCCTTACAATCTCCCGCCTTGGCTGTGCATGAAACGATCATCCTTGATTGTAGCACTACTTATTCCTGGTCCTACATCGCCAGGGATTGCGATAGATGTGTACTTGCAACCTTTTGTAGAAGAACTGAGGGAATTATGGGATGTTGGAGTAGAAGCATTTGATGCATCTTCAAAAAAATGTACTCCAATTGTGTGCGGCATTGATGTGGACCATACATGA